From Rana temporaria chromosome 7, aRanTem1.1, whole genome shotgun sequence, the proteins below share one genomic window:
- the LOC120944968 gene encoding hyaluronidase-2-like: MMLSMTTLVVLSWVLWGLLTMAVDVQPSNKDTQKPTVRPVFSARPFTVAWNAPTQNCQLRYNASLDLRLFDIISTPTEGIVGQNLTLFYKERLGLYPYYNQYNVSVNGGVPQNASLQAHLDQMLFGINKYMTSDNKTALGVIDWEEWRPIWVRNWNMMDIYRQASRQLVASRYANWTAEKVNREAQNQFEKSAREFMVETLLYAKKLRPNQLWGYYLYPDCHNYDYSTNWDNYTGQCPDVEMARNDQLWWIWKESTALYPSIYLDFALRSSVNGRNFARYRVKEAMRMAPQHRSHSLPVFVYARPTYKEKNDLLSQMDLISTVGESAAQGAAGVIFWGDAEYAKNKQTCQNMTSYLDGDLGQYIVNVTTAASLCSQTLCGGHGRCLRKENATNAYLHLNSANFCIVRAPPGSNASLPMWAEGQLSSEDITFLRAHFQCQCYLDSPCGFKDRMFNGTKSSGSTGGPVPSWIVMVLLLVLLDW, translated from the exons ATGATGCTCTCAATGACAACCCTCGTCGTCCTCTCCTGGGTCCTGTGGGGTCTCCTTACCATGGCTGTTGATGTGCAGCCATCTAACAAAGACACGCAGAAGCCCACCGTCCGTCCCGTGTTCAGCGCTCGCCCTTTCACGGTGGCGTGGAATGCGCCCACTCAGAACTGCCAGCTCCGTTACAATGCGTCTCTTGACCTTCGACTTTTTGACATAATCTCAACACCCACTGAGGGAATTGTGGGCCAGAATCTCACCCTCTTCTACAAGGAGCGCCTGGGGCTCTACCCTTACTACAACCAGTACAATGTTTCCGTCAACGGAGGCGTGCCCCAGAATGCCAGTCTGCAGGCTCACCTGGACCAGATGTTGTTCGGGATTAACAAATACATGACGTCAGATAATAAAACCGCATTGGGGGTCATTGACTGGGAGGAATGGCGACCCATTTGGGTTCGGAACTGGAATATGATGGACATATACAGGCAAGCTTCCAGGCAGCTGGTGGCTTCTCGATATGCCAACTGGACGGCCGAAAAGGTGAACAGGGaagctcagaatcaatttgaaaaATCCGCCCGTGAGTTCATGGTAGAAACGCTGCTTTACGCCAAAAAGCTCCGACCCAACCAACTCTGGGGGTACTACCTGTACCCGGACTGCCACAACTATGACTACTCAACCAACTGGGATAATTATACTGGCCAGTGCCCCGATGTGGAGATGGCACGCAATGACCAATTATGGTGGATTTGGAAGGAGAGTACCGCCCTTTATCCCTCCATCTACCTAGACTTCGCTCTTAGGTCTTCCGTGAATGGTCGCAACTTTGCCCGCTACCGGGTAAAAGAGGCCATGAGGATGGCACCACAACACAGAAGTCACTCTCTGCCTGTTTTTGTGTACGCAAGACccacctacaaagaaaagaacgaCCTTCTTTCCCAG ATGGATCTCATCTCCACCGTCGGAGAGAGTgcggcacagggggcagcggggGTGATATTTTGGGGTGATGCAGAATACGCCAAGAACAAG CAAACCTGCCAGAACATGACGTCGTACCTGGACGGAGATTTGGGTCAATACATCGTGAACGTCACCACCGCGGCCTCCCTCTGCAGCCAGACGCTCTGCGGCGGACACGGGCGCTGCCTGCGCAAAGAAAACGCTACCAATGCCTACCTACACCTCAACTCCGCCAACTTCTGCATCGTCCGGGCGCCCCCAGGGTCCAACGCGTCCCTTCCAATGTGGGCGGAGGGCCAGCTGTCGTCAGAGGACATCACATTTCTACGCGCGCATTTTCAATGTCAGTGTTACCTGGACTCTCCCTGCGGCTTTAAGGATCGCATGTTCAACGGTACAAAATCCTCGGGGTCCACCGGGGGCCCCGTACCGTCCTGGATAGTAATGGTTCTCTTGTTGGTGCTTCTGGACTGGTGA